One part of the Algibacter sp. L1A34 genome encodes these proteins:
- a CDS encoding pyridoxal phosphate-dependent decarboxylase family protein: MHKIDIELVEMTMDIMKYTIDRISSTKHKIGKPKTSEELKKLVGETVTEKGVGGEHALKLWKKHLMKANVPVDHPRNLAFVPAAPTRAAVMFDLVVSASSIHGAYWMEGAGGIFCENEAMKWIVSLTGLPEGAFGVFTSGGTAANLSAIVTAREYWRSLDDDNKTRKGLIITSIGAHSSVKSMAKVVDADVLFVDTEDKMYADALQSKIDALTIDDRKRLFAVVATGGTTNAGIIDDLSGIGSICENAHLWFHVDAAYGGGALAADSVRHLFNGIEKADSITIDPHKWMFSPYDCGAVIYRKPELAKKAHAQEGSYLDIFKDEGAHGFNPTDYQIQLTRRVRGLPLWFSLAMHGTDKYKEAVERGLELAQIAGKLIEEKPFVELVRAPSLSCVLYRRIGWSPEDYTHWTYENHGKGFALVTPTKWKTGDSFETVSRFCFINPDTTEEDIDMILDSMK; the protein is encoded by the coding sequence ATGCATAAGATTGATATTGAATTGGTAGAAATGACTATGGATATTATGAAATATACCATAGATAGAATTTCATCTACAAAGCATAAAATAGGAAAACCTAAAACCTCAGAAGAACTAAAAAAATTGGTAGGTGAAACGGTTACAGAAAAAGGTGTTGGAGGTGAGCATGCTTTAAAGTTGTGGAAAAAACATTTGATGAAGGCTAATGTGCCTGTAGATCATCCACGAAATTTAGCCTTTGTGCCCGCAGCTCCTACAAGAGCAGCAGTTATGTTCGATTTGGTTGTATCTGCTTCTAGTATTCATGGTGCGTATTGGATGGAAGGTGCTGGTGGTATTTTTTGTGAAAACGAAGCTATGAAATGGATTGTATCTTTAACAGGTTTGCCAGAAGGAGCTTTTGGTGTTTTTACTAGTGGAGGTACTGCTGCAAATTTATCGGCAATTGTTACAGCAAGAGAATATTGGCGCAGCTTAGATGATGATAATAAAACAAGAAAAGGGCTTATAATAACTTCAATAGGTGCACATTCTTCAGTTAAATCCATGGCTAAAGTTGTGGATGCAGATGTATTATTTGTAGATACTGAAGATAAAATGTATGCGGACGCCTTACAAAGTAAAATAGATGCTTTAACTATAGATGATCGTAAACGGTTATTTGCTGTTGTAGCCACAGGAGGGACTACAAACGCTGGAATTATTGATGATTTATCGGGTATTGGAAGTATTTGTGAAAATGCACATCTTTGGTTTCACGTTGATGCTGCTTATGGTGGAGGCGCTTTAGCTGCCGATTCTGTAAGACATTTATTTAATGGTATTGAAAAAGCAGATAGTATAACCATAGATCCTCATAAATGGATGTTTTCTCCGTATGATTGTGGCGCAGTTATATATAGAAAACCAGAATTAGCAAAAAAAGCACATGCTCAAGAAGGATCTTATTTAGATATTTTTAAAGATGAAGGAGCTCATGGTTTTAACCCTACAGATTATCAAATACAATTAACGCGCCGTGTTAGAGGTTTACCGTTATGGTTTTCTTTAGCCATGCACGGCACTGATAAATATAAGGAAGCGGTAGAACGTGGTTTAGAATTAGCTCAAATAGCAGGTAAATTAATAGAAGAAAAACCTTTTGTAGAGTTGGTTAGAGCTCCAAGTTTATCTTGTGTGTTATACCGAAGAATTGGTTGGAGTCCAGAAGATTATACACATTGGACCTATGAGAATCATGGAAAAGGTTTTGCTTTAGTAACGCCCACAAAATGGAAAACAGGAGATAGTTTTGAAACTGTTTCTCGCTTTTGTTTTATTAACCCAGATACTACTGAGGAAGATATAGATATGATTTTGGATTCTATGAAATAA
- a CDS encoding PhoX family protein, protein MMNKYIKLFLFLFVVTSVSTVLTSCDIEDGKDGVNGVDGKDGEDGENGEDFTPPTTMFTNKSSLAPLVKLHSDFSTVEAFSLISSTDVLSNGFRLVGAQDGAGFLKDGDEYIYVVNAEDDYAVSRIRFDKNLNPITGEWLLNSGVADYARQCSGTMWEAAIHGGDKDIFLSASESYAYDVKGIDPWIETPTPTADFGLDALGEFSWENAVPLPKGAYSGKTVIVGGDDDSSGSEGQVIMYLSENSDADLENGKVYVLRFKQVSDGAGGAMDVTANTVYNEGSLDFANSYDIEFVEIVDGASLTKDEMETACTNVFASQFMRVEDVDYRKGSDANAREVFFAVTGRGPGRGTYNDWGTVYKIELDETNPLEGKLTQIISGNTDTNNKDGNIAELQSPDNICVTENYIYTQEDPNSFSRNHAAQIYQSDLDGNNTKVVLELKIENNLDPSGSTGFSGEFGALTDISDKVGVPDTFLLNLQPHYWESDAFVSSSLPHNQGGQIVLLKGLAR, encoded by the coding sequence ATGATGAACAAGTACATTAAATTATTTTTATTCCTTTTTGTAGTAACTTCTGTAAGTACAGTATTAACTAGCTGTGATATTGAAGACGGAAAAGACGGTGTTAACGGTGTTGACGGAAAAGATGGTGAAGACGGTGAGAATGGAGAAGATTTTACGCCTCCTACAACTATGTTTACAAACAAATCTTCTTTAGCTCCTTTAGTAAAATTACATTCTGATTTTAGCACAGTGGAAGCCTTTTCTTTAATAAGCTCTACAGATGTGCTTTCTAATGGTTTCCGTTTAGTGGGTGCTCAAGATGGCGCTGGATTTTTAAAAGATGGAGACGAGTACATATACGTTGTTAATGCTGAAGATGATTATGCCGTTTCTAGAATTCGTTTTGATAAAAACTTAAACCCAATTACAGGTGAATGGTTATTAAATAGTGGCGTTGCCGATTATGCTAGACAATGTTCTGGAACTATGTGGGAAGCTGCGATACATGGTGGTGATAAAGATATATTTTTATCTGCTTCAGAAAGTTATGCTTACGATGTAAAAGGTATCGATCCTTGGATTGAAACACCTACTCCAACTGCAGATTTTGGTTTAGATGCTTTAGGTGAATTTTCATGGGAAAATGCAGTACCATTGCCAAAAGGCGCCTATTCTGGTAAAACAGTTATTGTTGGTGGGGATGATGATTCTAGTGGATCTGAAGGTCAGGTTATTATGTATTTATCTGAAAACAGCGATGCAGATTTAGAAAACGGAAAAGTTTACGTTTTAAGGTTTAAACAAGTATCTGATGGTGCTGGAGGTGCAATGGATGTTACTGCAAATACCGTTTATAATGAAGGTAGTTTAGATTTCGCTAATTCTTACGATATCGAATTTGTTGAAATCGTTGATGGTGCTTCTTTAACTAAAGACGAAATGGAAACAGCTTGTACAAATGTATTTGCTTCCCAATTTATGCGTGTTGAAGATGTAGATTACAGAAAAGGTAGCGATGCTAATGCAAGAGAAGTGTTTTTTGCCGTAACCGGAAGAGGTCCTGGAAGAGGAACTTATAACGATTGGGGAACTGTTTACAAGATTGAACTTGATGAAACCAACCCATTAGAAGGTAAATTAACTCAAATTATTAGCGGAAATACCGATACAAATAATAAAGATGGTAATATTGCAGAATTACAAAGTCCAGATAACATTTGTGTAACAGAAAACTATATTTATACGCAAGAAGATCCAAACTCTTTTTCTAGAAATCATGCTGCTCAAATTTACCAATCAGATTTAGATGGAAATAACACTAAAGTAGTTTTAGAATTAAAAATTGAAAACAACTTAGACCCATCGGGATCTACAGGGTTTTCTGGTGAGTTTGGCGCTTTAACCGATATCTCTGATAAAGTAGGTGTTCCAGATACTTTTCTATTAAACTTACAACCACATTACTGGGAAAGCGATGCTTTTGTATCCAGCAGCTTACCACATAACCAAGGTGGTCAAATCGTATTATTAAAAGGCTTAGCTAGATAG
- the bshC gene encoding bacillithiol biosynthesis cysteine-adding enzyme BshC → MPADCISFKNTGYFSSLICEYLNENQELKPFYNRFPNLDNFKKQIDEKQSSFTQESRNVLYSVLSKQYKKVDASILTLQNIDLLKLENTFTITTGHQLNLFTGPLYFLYKIVSAINLSKELKEKYPNQNFVPIYWMATEDHDFDEINYFNFKGKKVQWNKEASGAVGELSTDGLAEVFEVFSNEIGHTKNAEHLKNIFKNAYLEHDNLADATRYLANSLFSEYGLVIVEANDAELKRRFIPYIETELLNETAFKAVSESIEELSNYSRNYKAQVNPREINLFYLNENLRERIVFEHDVYKVLNTNLSWSKEAILDEVKNNPEHFSPNVIMRPLYQEVILPNLCYIGGGGELAYWFQLKKYFNTVEVPFPVLLLRNSVLIQTEIQSKKLQKLNISKEDVFLKRNAFINKKVREISNIDIDFSEQKKYLAQQFEGMYKLAEETDKSFLGAVKAQEVKQIKGLEHLESRLLKAQKRKLKDTVSRMTDLQTELFPGGSLQERNTNFSEFYLEHGTQLIPDLIKNLEPLKGEFLILTL, encoded by the coding sequence ATGCCAGCAGACTGTATTTCGTTTAAAAACACAGGATATTTTTCAAGTTTAATTTGTGAATATCTCAATGAAAATCAAGAGTTAAAGCCGTTCTATAACCGTTTTCCAAATCTTGATAATTTTAAAAAACAAATTGATGAAAAGCAATCGAGTTTCACGCAAGAATCTCGGAATGTGTTATATTCTGTATTATCAAAACAATATAAAAAGGTTGATGCTTCAATATTAACACTTCAAAATATAGATTTATTAAAATTAGAAAACACCTTTACAATTACTACAGGACACCAATTAAATTTATTTACTGGGCCACTTTATTTTCTGTATAAAATTGTATCGGCAATAAATCTTTCAAAAGAATTAAAAGAAAAATATCCTAATCAGAATTTTGTTCCTATTTATTGGATGGCAACAGAAGATCATGATTTTGATGAAATAAATTATTTTAATTTCAAAGGAAAAAAAGTACAATGGAATAAAGAGGCGAGTGGTGCTGTTGGCGAATTATCAACCGATGGTTTAGCAGAAGTGTTTGAAGTATTTTCTAATGAAATAGGACACACCAAAAATGCAGAACATTTAAAAAATATTTTCAAAAATGCTTATTTAGAGCATGATAATTTAGCCGATGCCACGAGATACTTAGCAAATTCATTATTTAGTGAATATGGATTAGTAATTGTTGAAGCAAATGATGCTGAATTAAAAAGAAGATTTATACCTTATATAGAAACAGAATTATTGAACGAAACAGCGTTTAAAGCAGTTTCTGAATCTATTGAAGAATTGAGTAACTATTCTCGAAATTATAAAGCTCAAGTAAATCCTAGAGAAATTAATTTATTCTATTTAAATGAAAATTTAAGAGAACGTATTGTTTTTGAGCACGATGTTTATAAAGTTTTAAACACCAATCTTTCGTGGAGTAAAGAAGCTATTTTGGATGAAGTAAAAAATAATCCAGAACATTTTTCACCAAACGTGATTATGCGACCTCTATATCAAGAAGTTATTTTACCAAACCTTTGCTACATTGGTGGAGGAGGAGAATTAGCGTATTGGTTTCAATTAAAAAAATATTTTAATACAGTTGAAGTGCCTTTTCCTGTATTGTTATTAAGGAACTCTGTTTTAATACAGACGGAAATTCAGAGTAAAAAGCTTCAGAAACTAAATATTTCAAAAGAAGATGTTTTCTTAAAACGAAATGCCTTTATTAATAAAAAAGTTAGAGAAATTTCTAATATTGATATCGATTTTTCGGAACAAAAAAAATATTTAGCACAACAGTTTGAAGGTATGTATAAACTTGCAGAAGAAACTGATAAATCGTTTTTAGGTGCAGTAAAGGCACAAGAAGTAAAGCAAATAAAAGGTTTAGAGCATCTTGAGAGCCGTTTGTTAAAGGCTCAAAAACGCAAGTTGAAAGATACGGTTTCTAGAATGACGGACTTGCAAACAGAACTTTTTCCGGGTGGTAGCTTACAAGAAAGAAATACCAATTTCTCAGAATTTTATCTAGAACATGGTACACAATTAATACCAGATTTAATTAAAAATTTAGAACCTTTAAAAGGCGAATTTTTAATATTAACTTTATAA